The DNA region attttgtggaAATGTGAGTACAcgtcttatgaaattatttgatgaggatatatattgtttatcttgtgattgttagtgaaattattagatttatagagattatgGTGAGTAATGGaattatgatgttgaagagatttggtgatgaaattattggtatatggtttatgaaaaggaaaatattggtatatgaatattatgaatatgaaggttatggatataatatatgacattgaataagtaattttgGATTGTAGATGTAAGATATGAAGTGTTGAAGGAtatggttatttatatattgtgtCCCGAAGGGTGGTGATACCTGGAGGTTTTGAACTACCCTTATgactagtattattatgattacgaTTATGATGGtgagagttgagatctctctatttgattttggccaccggttcgtggattcgtccggttggttcgatattggtttggaagttgaaactttccatttggatccattcctccttGATATTTGGTATAATACCTATTTTTGGGtatatgaaaagtttaatcaattatttaaggaattatctttggtggttattgtgagagtttggggcactctctatttggtggttattttgagagattgagattatCTCTTTGGTATTTAAGTTGAGATAGTGGAATTACCTTTTGgatatttattttgagataatggGACTATcctttggatgttttgagatattggaattacctatttgataattattttgagatattggagttattcctttggtttttattttgagagttggaaatctctctattggtgaataagttttggtttaaaggaattttgagcggtgatgatattatgataagtattgaggaaattgttatacgGAAGTGTtgatataaagattgtatatggtgaatcttgaggaaaCAGTTGATTATGaaataggcaatgaccttagCTCCTGGAAATTTTCTAGATATTTTTGTATGCATTCTTATACACATTTGAACGTGTATGATTTCCTCAAGATATACTTCTAATGGATTAAAGGTgatttatattgatgagattaaaaatgcCGTGTTAAGGGGTAgaaatttattatgtggaaATTTATGTGCCCCAAAGTGATATCAAAAGCTATTCGAACCTGGGGAAGCTTAGGCTATGAGATGTTGGAAATAAGAAAGTATTAGAGCCTAAGTTGATAATTTTGGAAATAAGAATTAAGTGATGATCTACTTGGAATTCATGGATaacaagaaggaagtttcggggacgaaactattttaaggggggaagactgtaacccctcggttttttccgacaaagttaaggctcgaaaatattttttttaagctatgacacttatgagatgatctctcggtacttcagaaggattttgttttttaagtaagactaattatcgataagctgcgaactacgtaccggtcacgaaccgagaaaattttaaggatacaGATTCAGTTTggattttcctagaaattggattattaagtatcatacgattaagcctgaacttctagttcaagaaaattttaaatggactgtaagggatgaattgttacggactctgtacctataatTCGCGagagaccgaaaaattcccaaatttggtgatttacgacgagattatttttaggataattttggtattagaattttcccgaattaagttataatcctccgagctttcatctgatttaagcataaactggccaattaaatttgtgatctttttaaggactccatggggtgttgacaagtggcaaggcaaatctaagactaagattgggcattaaatgtgacatttatgaggtatggcctagttgcacttgttacttgatcttcaagaactaaatctacactaagcacatgatcatctctctcactCTTCCACTCACTTTCGAAAAACACACTTAGggaaggaagaagggaaattatcttagtcttctattgtgatccaagaacacccTAGGCAATTCCTCAACTCCAAGAACTCTactctaggtaagaacttcggtttttgTTCGGTTATATCCCTTTTtaagacttaagcttgaacttaagtgttaatgtttagtgcataaaaaatattgttattgtggtgatgtTTTTAGGGACTTTGAATTCAAGGAAAAGATCTAACGCTTCTTGGGTTAAGAAAACCGAACCAAATCAGAAAACCCTACCTCGACTTGCCGTCCCCACTGCCCGATCGACCATCCCGCTGCGGCCGCCGGCCGCCTATACCGCCGTCGTCCGTCATCACTGCACCGCAAGCGATTGCTGCGGTCGACTTCCGCTGACTCACCTCCGCCAAGAAGAAACCGCCGGAACCTTCGCCAATTGAAAGAAACGAAAGGCCTTCTGTGtgtagaaaactgaaaaatgaaGGTTTTGGGAATATGGAATCTTGCGTTAATAGGTAACCAAAAGCGATAATTAAGATGTCATAATTAAAAACACTACCACAAAGACCAAAAAACCCCTCATCCTACTAATACCGAATCAGCTAGCGCCCAACCCACAaaataattccaaaaaaaaggaataatctACACCATTCAATATCTCAATCTAACGCACACCATTAGTTCTCATAATCCTCTATAGTATATAGGTCCTCACTGGAATATAtatagggggtgtttggcaaacggctgatagctggttggtttagctagtagttgatgactgattgcgttaactggtttgaccagctggttgtattagctggttataaaaaactgtttggtaaattagctgtttactagtagctgattgaatgtaaaatgacatttaagggtatgagtgtattgtattatttcaacctttaaatataacaaaatttcaaatgatacacaccacccatttaaaagtaaatctcattgatttcaaaggataaaatagtcaatatactcaTTGTTCTCAACCAGCtgatacaaaaagttacattcattagcttttcaattttcagcttattggcccaataaacaataccaaacacttcaaaatagcttattggttggtcaaacaactaaacttggtcaaataagctaaaatttgtcTTATAagacaataaccaaacacccccataataataataataataataataataataataataatatagatacacggaaattttagtttttatttacttattccctttcaattcccactcattttatttttgcctaccaaacaatgtaatttaaatacccacattatttttttcccaagtaattccaaatttaaattaatttgttttaaaaattaataatttttaaaataaaaaaaaaaaaacatcttgcCTGAGACCAGCCAGAAGAAACTTTCTTTGTCTCCGACTGGAGACGATAAAACCTTCTTCGTCTTTAATTTGGCCTGAGACGAAGAATGtgccatggagacgaagaagTTTTTTTCTCTTCTGGCGGTGAcgttcttttttttatttattttattttaatattaaataattatttttaagtttttatttttaaaaaatattttaaatttgggaTAATCTGTTAGAAATCTATAAATTTGACAATTGAATGATATGAGTTAGTTTagggacctaattgcattttttaaaaggttcaatgacccaattacATTATCGTGTGctgttcgatagcctatttgactcttattcctTAACAAGGCGTTTGGTAGgagagaattacaatttcattcacaTTTAATTCCACATAATTTCAAAggtaactaaattccttcgtttggtcggagggaattgcaattttccttattttcatggGATTAGAATCTCATGTTCACCTTGTGATTTTAATTAtgtggattttaggaagaaaaaaagacaatcatgagacaaaattatccctcccctttttaaactaaaattgatgtctgagATTCTCTTCTAGATTATAACATGTATTATTCTTCAACTACTGTCAACCAAGAACGCAATTTCTGAGAAATAATTATTCTAGGCCAACATTAATCATgtattttttccttaaaaaattcaagtatttaaatttgatatgtgtatatagcgtatttgcctaaattttgaacaacaaaatttttattatgtgCGTCGATCTATGCAATAGTAAAGGTTTGAGTTGTGTGTTTGTTAACTTTGTTTATAATAGTGAATGAATTCTTTATTGTTATGCAAAATAGTGAATGAAAAGTTGCattgattataattttataataacaatggacattttggactttatactatttatttcttttcaatttccatatataccaaacattgaaattaaaattctcaataattttattcctgtaAATCAAATACTGAAATTAAAACtaccataatattttttttgtcccgcaagtatttaataaaatatataaatatattaaattaaaacaaaataaaggaCATAAAAAGACTAAGCAAATAAAATAGGGACAAAATGAGAAACTTGCACCAAAAATGGCGCATGAATCGGCAAAATTTTGCCGCAATACCGTGTTTCTTGGAGAGTTTCTGCGCCAAAAATAACACGATTAAAGCATTTTGCCGTATTCGTTGGAGATGGCCACGCCGCTTCTCTCTCGCTCGCCTTCTTTTCCACCTGCCCACACTATCTCCGTAAATCATTTCTGCAACTGCCCTTTTCGTACAGAATACACACTTATCCTTTAGGCGCCTTCAACGTCAATCTCAGCCCCATAGcagaaggaaattaaaaaagaaagaagaaagggaaaacaAGTTTCATTTGCAGTGAAACAGAAAgaaatatctaattttttttgcGGCGTGTATAGGTTTACTAATGGCGGGTGGGTATATAGCGGATGAGGACTACGATTGCTTGTTCAAGGTGGTTTTGATAGGGGACTCTGGTGTGGGAAAATCGAATCTGCTTTCTCGATTTACCCGGAGTGAGTTCAGCCTCACGTCAGAGAAAACCATTGGCCTCCAGTTCACCACTCGCATTCTCTGTGTCGACGACACAAAAGTCAAGGCTCAGATTTGGGATACCGCCGGCCAAGAAAGGTATAATTCCTTTGCTTTGCTTTGGTGTTTGAtaagataataaataaagatgGGACATTAAGTGATTAACAATTTTGCACTGCATTGCCAAGCTATATGGCTTTGAGATTGCTAGGGGTTTTGGATTGGGAGTTGTAAGTGATTAACAAAGTTTCTTCCTTGTGTAGTTGATGAGATTGTCTTATCATTATGTGCAGTTTAGCTGTGAATAGGGTTTTTGAATTGGCAGCGATTAGTATAGTAATCCATAATAGTAGAGTTTCCCCCATTCACCATTGTTATATCTTTACCTTGTTTGTTGTATCATATATTGGGGGCAAGGGCTCACACGGGTAGCTCAATTGCTTCCTGGGCAGTCACCGGATCGAGTATTGGCCGCCGGCAGTTACAACCAATGTGGTGGGTTTCCTGTGGGTCCTCCCATTGAATGGAATTTCGTCTTTGTGGGCGGGCAGGGGAGGGGTGGATTGGGTTGAGGGGAAGGTTTAGTCATTAATGTCTGATTGGAGTGCACTGTGGATGGTGCATTATAGTACTTGCTAGAAAAGGTTGATAGATTTGAGTAGATTTATAAAGTAAATTACTCGGGTGGAATCTGTGGAGGTGGTGTTCTTTCCGGAAAGTGCTAAGACTTCAAGTCTTACCTTTAGATGTGAATTGAATTTGTTTGTGATTCTTTATTTGAAACTTGGATTTTTGTCCTACGGGAAGAGCTTTGTTAATAATGAAGTAAGCATATTTCTTGTTCTGGAATGACTGAGATTTTGGAATTTGAGGATTGGACTTTGAATAACTAAAGAAAATACACAACTAAAGTTCTATATTTTGTGGTTTGGTAATTTGTATATTAGATTAAAATCTACAAGAGTTGGACTCGTTTGAGGCTCCAACAAGAAGATGATTGCTCACAAATTAAGTTACATGTTAGTTGGATAGGTTTTATCATTTAATGTTGCGTTATTGCTTGTTCTTTGGTCTTTCTTTGCGATTCTTCCTACTTTATTTATTACTGAACTTGCAACTTGGATTATGCCTTATTGCCCATGATTTACAATTTGTTTTGAAGTTAAGAATCTTAAATACTAATttcaaatacttatatttgtatCATAATGTGATATATAGACGGTTAATGACGATTAAATTGCTTGTTCTTTCCCCTTTTGTCTTGTGTTGAAGATACCGAGCCATCACAAGTGCATACTACCGAGGAGCTGTTGGTGCATTGCTTGTATACGATGTTACCTGCCATGTCACATTTGAAAGTGTAGACAGGTGGTTAAAAGAGCTATGAGATCACACAGATCAAAATATCGTCATAATGTTGGTGGGAAACAAGGCAGACTTACATAACTTACGTATTGTTTCTACCGAGGATGCAAAGGACTTTGCTGAGAAGGAGGGCACCTACTTTATGGAGACTTCAGCTCTCGAGTTATTGAATTTTGAGATCGCCTTTGGTACTTAATGAGACCTTTGGTACTTGATGAGATTGTCTGAACATTATGTGGAGTTTAGCTGTGAATATGGCTTTAGAATTGGCAGTGATTAGCACTCCATAATAGTaaagtcccccccccccccccccccccctttttNNNNNNNNNNNNNNNNNNNNNNNNNNNNNNNNNNNNNNNNNNNNNNNNNNNNNNNNNNNNNNNNNNNNNNNNNNNNNNNNNNNNNNNNNNNNNNNNNNNNNNNNNNNNNNNNNNNNNNNNNNNNNNNNNNNNNNNNNNNNNNNNNNNNNNNNNNNNNNNNNNNNNNNNNNNNNNNNNNNNNNNNNNNNNNNNNNNNNNNNNNNNNNNNNNNNNNNNNNNNNNNNNNNNNNNNNNNNNNNNNNNNNNNNNNNNNNNNNNNNNNNNNNNNNNNNNNNNNNNNNNNNNNNNNNNNNNNNNNNNNNNNNNNNNNNNNNNNNNNNNNNNNNNNNNNNNNNNNNNNNNNNNNNNNNNNNNNNNNNNNNNNNNNNNNNNNNNNNNNNNNNNNNNNNNNNNNNNNNNNNNNNNNNNNNNNNNNNNNNNNNNNNNNNNNNNNNNNNNNNNNNNNNNNNNNNNNNNNNNNNNNNNNNNNNNNNNNNNNNNNNNNNNNNNNNNNNNNNNNNNNNNNNNNNNNNNNNNNNNNNNNNNNNNNNNNNNNNNNNNNNNNNNNNNNNNNNNNNNNNNNNNNNNNNNNNNNNNNNNNNNNNNNNNNNNNNNNNNNNNNNNNNNNNNNNNNNNNNNNNNNNNNNNNNNNNNNNNNNNNNNNNNNNNNNNNNNNNNNNNNNNNNNNNNNNNNAaaagtccccccccccccccacccatTGTTTTATCTTTACCTTGTTTAGTGTAACATATATTGGGGAAGTGCCCCACAGGCAGCTTAGTTGGTTCTTTCTTTGGAGGTAGATTATGATAGGCAAGGACGATGTCTGGGTAGGCTCAATGTGTGAGTTACACACTTACACACAATATGTGGGCTCCTTGTGGTCACACGACACTATTCTTCCCACATAACGTGTCGCCAAATTACCGTGATTTACCCCTTCATTATCCTTGAGTCAGAGTGTTAGGGCCCTGGCAGAGAGAATTTCATATATGTGAGCAAGGGGCAAGGGGGTGGAGTGGGCGAGGGGAGGTTTAGTCATTAATGTTTGACTGGAGTGCACTGTGGATGATGCATTATAGTACTTGCTAGAAAAGGTTGATAGATTTGAGTAGATTTATAATGTAGATTACTCGGGTGGCATTTGTGGAGGGTGTTCTTTTGGTAAAGTGTTATGACTTCAAGTCTTGACTTTTAGTTGTGAATTGAATTTGTTGGCGATTCGTTAATTGAAACTTGGATTTCTTTCCTACGGGAAGAGCTATGTTAATAATGAAGTGAGCTTATTTCTCATTATAGAATCACTGAGTTTTTGGAATTTGAGGATTGGACTTTGAATAACTAAAGAAAAGTTCTATATTTGGTGGTTTGGTAATTTGTATATAAGATAAAAGTCTACGAGAGTTGGACTTGCTTGAGGTACCAAAAAGAGGAAGATTGCTCACAAATTAAGTTACCTGTTAGTTTGCTTGGACTTTGCAGTTGGTTAGGTTTTATTATTTGCCTAGGTAGCAGATTGTGCACTTTGgttttaatatttaatgttgCGGTACTGCTTGTTCTCTAGTCTTTCTTTGCGGTTCTTCCTACTTTATTTATTACTGAACTTGCAACTTGGATTATGCCTTATTGCCCATTATTTAGAATTTGTTTTGAAGTTAAGAATCTTAAATACTAATTTCAAATGTTTATATTTGTATCATATTGAGATATATAGACTTTAAATGACGATTGGCTTGCTTGTTCTTTCCCCTTTTGTTGTGTGTTGAAGATACCGAGCCCCCGCAAGTGCATACTACCGAGGAGCTATTGGTGCATTGCTTGTATATGATGTTACCCGCCATGTTACATTTGAAAGTGTAGAGAGGTGGTTAAAAGAGATACGGGATCACACAGATCAAAATATTGTCATAATGCTGGTGGGAAACAAGGCAGACTTACATCACTTACGTGTTGTTTCTACCGAGGATGCAAAGGCGTTTGCTGATAAGGAGGGCACCTACTTTATGGAGACATCAGCTCTCGCGTCATTGAATGTTGAGAACGCCTTTACGGAAGTACTCAGCCAGATACCTCATCATGTTGCCTGTCGAAAAGCGCCTGAGGTAGGGTATTATGACTACGATTATTTGTTCAAGATGGTGTTGATAGGTGATTCTGGTGTGGGAAAATCGAATCTGCTTTCTCGATTTACCCGGAATGAGTTCAGCATCGAGCCAAAGTTAACTGTTGGCCTTCAGTTCGCCAGTCGCATGCAACGTGTCAACAACCAAGTAGTCAAGGCTCAAATTTGGGATACTGCCGGCCGAGAAAGGTATAATTcctttgctttgctttgctgTTTGAtgagataataaataaagatgGGAGATTGAGTTACTGTTTGATTATGTACAATTTTAATCCATAATAGTAGAGTTTCCCCCATTCACCATTGTTATATCTTTACCTTGTTAGTTGTAACATATATTGGGGGCAAGGGCTCACATGGGTAGCTCAATTGCTTCCTGGGCGGTCACTGAATTGAGTATTGGCCGCTGGCAGTTGCACCCAATGTGATGGGTTTCCTATGGGTCTTCCCATCTAATGGAATTTCGTCTTTGTGGGTAAGGTGGGAGGGGGTGGATTAGGGTGAGGGGAAGGTTTAGTCATTTATGTTTGACAGAGTGCACTATGGATGGTGCATTATAGTACTTGCTAGAAAAGGTTGATAGATTAGAGTAGATCTATAATGTAGATTACTCGCTGGAATTTGTGGAGGGGTGTTCTCTCGGGAAAGCTAAGTGCTATGACTTCAAGTCTCGAATTTTAGATGTCAATTGAATTTGTTGGTGATTCGTTAATTGAAATTTGGATTTCTTTCCTATGGGAAGAGCTTTGTTAATAATGAAGTAAGCTTATTTCTCGTTACGGAATGACTGAGATTTTGAAATTTGAGGATGGGTATTTGAATAACTAAAGAAAAGTTCTATATTTGGTGGTTTGGTAATTTGTATATAAGATAAAAGTCTAGAAGAGTTGGACTTGCTTGAGGTCCGAACAAGAGGAAGATTGCTCACAAATTAAGTTACTTGTTAGTTTGCTTGGACTTTGCAGTTGGAAAGGTTTTATTATTTGCCTAGGTAGCAGATTGTGCACTTAGgttttaatatttaatgttgCGTTACTGCTTGTTCTGTAGTCTTTCTTTGCGGTTCTTCCTACTTTATTTATTACTGAACTTGCAACTTGGATTATGCCTTATTGCCCATGATTTAGAATTTGTTTTGAAGTAAGGAATCTTAAATGCTAATTTCAAATGCTTATATTTGTTATCATATTGAGATATATAGACTTTAAATGATGATTGGATTGCTTGTTCTTTCCCCTTTTGTTGTGTGTTGAAGATACCGAGCCCCCGCAAGTGCATACTACCGGGGAGCTATTGGTGCATTGCTTGTATATGATGTTACCCGCCATATTACATTTGAAAATGTAGAGAGGTGGTTAAAAGAGCTACGGGATCACACAGATCAAAATATTGTCATAATGTTGGTGGGAAACAAGGCAGACTTACATCACTTACGTGTTGTTTCTACCGAGGATGCAAAGGCCTTTGCTGAGAAGGAGGGTGCCTACTTTGTGGAGGCATCAGCTCTCCAATCATTGAATGTTGAGATTGCCTTTACTGATGTAGTCACGCAGATACATCATTATGTCCGTCGAAAAGCGCTTGAGGTAGGGGATGATCCGTCGGCCTTGCCAAAGGGGGAAACCATAAACGTTGGAGGCAAGGATGGTGTCTCCGCCTAAACTAAAGCAGATCCGATCACTTTGCAATGATCCATCATTGCGCTCTGCCCTTATGGCTAGCTCACTACAATCCAAATAATGTATCTATATGATCTAGCTTTTCATGATTCTGTGTTTTCGCCCTTTGTGAAATTTAGCTTGAACTCAGTAAATAATTGCAGCATAGTCTCTTATCCTTCGTTTTTTCCTGATCTGATGTGTGCGGTCTGCCTTTCTGGCGTGCTCGTGTTTTCTCTGAGCATTGCATTTCATTTGTTCGCAGCTTGTTTTTCGCCAAACGAGCGGGCCAATGAACTGtgttgatttttcttttatatagcTTGTGTAAGAGGAGATTATTCAATAGGGGAAACCCAGTTCTTCAAACCTGGGTGGCAAATGAACATTGTGTTTTCTTTATTCTCCTATGATTACATGTTACatgtatattttttgagttaatgtAAGATTTAATATTGGAATATTCTTTCAATGGTCTTGTTTGCCAATTGTCATTACTTGAATGTGTTCACTAGAGAAGTAAAACGGTAGAAAGATCCTGTTTGACAGGCTTGACTATGACAATGTatgttgacaaaaattaaatctatgACCTTTTGACACGAGAATTAATGAATTATGCTGAGAATGATCTTGTTTTTTCAATGTGAAATATGTTGTGGTCTATATCAATTTCGAATGGGGAAGTTGTCATCcctattgaaaattttcaacagAAATTTTTGAGGACATGCTATAAAACATATTTCACGTTGAAAAAATAAGATCATTTTCCCGAAAGAGATAGTCGAATGGACAGAGCATATTTGTTAATTACTAAACACTCCTTTCGTGCTCACAAAAACCGATGTTACATTTCCATATTACCCTTCAAAGCATAACATTGCACACCTCTCTTCATGATCAAAGATGTAAATATGTATCATGCATAGATTATAATCTAACTACAAACAATGATACTAGTCCATGTTAGGAGTTATATTATTGTGTTATGTTAGGACTCTATGTCTATGTATtctaatatattgtatatacgctagttatgattattcaatatagaaatcctattctcatctggtatcagttgtTCAGGTGATTTTCCATGGCCAATACCGGTTCTCGTGACGGCTCTGTTGAGGCTTCCTCCGAGCGGACCGTCTCCGACGTGGCCATTCCTCCGATGTCGGGTTCCTCTCTTTCGTCAGCGCACCATTACGTTTCCCTTAAGCTCTCTTCCAGTAATTATTTATTCTGGAGAGCACAAATGGTGTCGTTTCTTCGCGGCCAGGGATTATTGGGTTTTGTTGATGGATCAATCCCTTGTCCGGTGGTTCCTGGTGCCGCTCCGCCCGCTGCTGCGTCTACCGCCGCTCCGCCGCAACCTTCTGCTTCCTCCGCTGCTGCTGTGCCAGAGTTGACGTCGTCGACTGCGATGTGGATCCGCCAGGACCAGGCGGTTTTGTCGTTTCTGATCTCTTCACTTTCGGACGACGTTCTGCATCACGCCCTGGGCAAAGCCACTTCACGACAGCTGTGGGAAGCAATAGAGTATTCCATGGGTGCTGCGACGAGAGCTAGAGCGCTAAGTCTCCTCGGCCAGTTGCAATCCCTCCGTCAGGGTGACGCCTCCGTGTCTGATTACCTTGCTCGTGCTCGGCTGTTGGTGGAGGATCTCTCGTTGGCTAGCCGTGCGGTGTCATTAGATGATCAAAATTTGTATGTATTCAGGGGGTTACGGCCTGAATATCGTCCATTGGTGGCTGGTCTGACTCGCGGTGCTCCGATGTCTCTGTCCGAGCTTGCTGAGTATTTGAACTCCCAAGAGTTCATTTTTGCCGACGATTTCGCTGATGCTCCTCCGGCAGCGATGGTGGCTCGACGTGGTGGCGGTCGTTCCAGCGGCGGTGGTGTTCCATTTTCGCATCAGTAGCAGCAGTCCGGCTCCCAGGCTcgtggcggtggtggtggtcgATCTCGTTCCCGTGGTCGTGGTCGAGGCCGCTCCCGCGGTGGCGTGCGGTGTCAACTCTGTGACGCCGTCGGGCACACTGCCTTGACGTGCTACCGGTTCAATCCGCCGGCGTCGGGGCCTCGGGCACACGTTGCTGTGCAGTCGGATGGCGTGGACTCCCTTGCTTCGCATCATTGGCTTCCGGATACGGGGGCCTCTAATCATGCCACTCCGGACTCGGCTCTTATGACTGCTTCTACCGAGTATTCTGGTTCAGACATGTTGCGGGTTGGCGACGGTACAGGTATGCCCATTGTTAGTATTGGTTCTGCTTCGGTAGCCACTCCTAATCGTATTTTTCGATTATCTGATGTCTTGCATGTTCCCGGTTTATCTGCACCTTTACTTTCTGTTCAAAAGTTTGCTCAGGATAATGATGtttattttgagttttattCTGATCATTTTGTTGTTAAGGATCGTACCACCAAGGTGCCCCTCTATAAAGGTCGAGCTTCGGGTGGCCTTTACTCATGGCCAATCACTCTGCGTCGTTCTCCTGCTGCTATGGTGGCTCGTGTGTCGTCCTCAGGTTGGCACAATAGGCTTGTGCATCCGCATCTTTGTGTTTTACGTCAAATTCTTAATAATTGTTCTCTTAGTTCTAGTGTTGTTAGTCGTTTATCGTCTGTTTGTTCAGCTTGTCAGCTGGGGAAATCGTCTCGATTCCCTTTGCCTCGTACTGTTTCTTCTACTTCGCGTATCTTAGAACTGCTGTATATTGATATTTGGGGCCCTTCGCCTTTTCTTTCGTCTACTGGTTTTAAATACTTTGTCTTATTTGTGGATAATTTTACTCGCTATATTTGGTTTTATCCGATGCGTGCTAAAACCGATCTATATGCCATCTTTGAGCAATTTCGTAGTCAAGTAGAACGTTCGTTTAATTGCAAAATTCTATCTATTCAGTCTGATCTTGGGGGAGAGTATAATAAATTACACACTCGTTTGTCGGCTCTGGGTATTGTTCACAGGCAGTCTTGTGCCTATACTCACGAGCAAAATGGTAGGGTAGAGCGGCGTCATTGCCATATAGTTGAGACTGGGCTTGCTCTAATGGCTCAGGCGTCGGTCCCTACTCGGTTTTGGGACTACGCATTTGAAACCGCAGTCtatctaattaataaaatgccTACCCGTGTGTTGCACGATGATTCACCTCATTTTCGTGTTCATCGTTCATCTCCTTCTTATTCACAGTTACGAGTGTTTAGGTGTCTGTGTTTTTCGTTGTTACGCCCGTACAATCGGAATAAGTTACAGTTTCGGTCAGCTCCCTGTGTGTTTCTGGGTTATCTACCCTCTTTTCGTGGCTATCGTTGTCTAGACTTGAATACTAACAGGGTTTTCATCTGTCGCcatgtgcggtttgatgaaACCGTTTACCCGTTTGCTTCAGCTGTGCCTATGCAGGGTGCGTCTACACCGACTATGGAGCCTTGGGGAGTTGGGCGTGTTTCAGCTGCTATGCCTAGCTCTTCTATTGTACCGCCCTCTTTGCCATCTCCTGCATCTAGCTCTCGGACTC from Ipomoea triloba cultivar NCNSP0323 chromosome 6, ASM357664v1 includes:
- the LOC116022290 gene encoding ras-related protein Rab11B-like; this encodes MAGGYIADEDYDCLFKVVLIGDSGVGKSNLLSRFTRSEFSLTSEKTIGLQFTTRILCVDDTKVKAQIWDTAGQERYRAPASAYYRGAIGALLVYDVTRHVTFESVERWLKEIRDHTDQNIVIMLVGNKADLHHLRVVSTEDAKAFADKEGTYFMETSALASLNVENAFTEVLSQIPHHVACRKAPEVGYYDYDYLFKMVLIGDSGVGKSNLLSRFTRNEFSIEPKLTVGLQFASRMQRVNNQVVKAQIWDTAGRERYRAPASAYYRGAIGALLVYDVTRHITFENVERWLKELRDHTDQNIVIMLVGNKADLHHLRVVSTEDAKAFAEKEGAYFVEASALQSLNVEIAFTDVVTQIHHYVRRKALEVGDDPSALPKGETINVGGKDGVSA